A window of the Drosophila simulans strain w501 chromosome 2L, Prin_Dsim_3.1, whole genome shotgun sequence genome harbors these coding sequences:
- the LOC6732354 gene encoding uncharacterized protein LOC6732354 encodes MGHRHICCDGCQMTIFQGSRFRCLRCVNYNLCDICYDHQIETEEHRANHPMQLFPDSDELVPLLYGEAPELVHLSNCFTCPHCGLLGLTAKRFIEHVYVQHRVSNEYVVCPMCAGLSAVELVAIRHLSKHLLHNHIDHANYLEPDTPPLRRIFTRNHMRQHRQSQLQTTSNSRIFDISQWLSTGRVSSDHQLLGNNDPPEEAVNSEYLALGLSAGEPFEQYDDRYFLLQWIAQQKVQCQDTDEFQRLRRTLFAEHLLISMLCCEDLHLPDGDRRIREGNGESDLHQGNHNSLSKVMSVMSLPWTGVWQANQLDGSEGEGEIQGAKKEGVDLNKVKIEEQKRVAAEEAID; translated from the coding sequence ATGGGTCACCGCCACATTTGCTGCGACGGCTGTCAAATGACGATCTTCCAGGGCAGCCGCTTCCGGTGTTTGCGCTGCGTGAACTATAATCTATGTGACATATGCTACGATCATCAAATAGAAACGGAAGAGCATCGCGCCAATCATCCCATGCAATTGTTCCCTGACTCGGACGAACTGGTTCCGCTGCTTTACGGCGAAGCCCCAGAGCTGGTCCACCTGTCCAATTGCTTCACTTGTCCACATTGCGGCCTACTTGGGCTCACGGCTAAGCGGTTTATCGAGCATGTGTACGTACAACATCGGGTGTCTAATGAATATGTGGTCTGCCCCATGTGCGCCGGACTGTCGGCCGTCGAACTGGTGGCCATACGCCACTTGTCCAAACATCTCCTGCACAACCACATCGATCACGCCAATTACCTAGAGCCCGACACACCGCCACTACGCCGAATATTTACCCGGAATCACATGCGCCAGCACCGCCAATCGCAGCTGCAAACAACTTCGAATTCAAGGATATTCGATATATCCCAATGGCTGTCGACTGGACGTGTGAGCTCCGATCACCAGCTCCTCGGCAACAATGATCCTCCAGAGGAGGCAGTCAATTCAGAGTACTTGGCGTTAGGCTTGAGTGCCGGGGAGCCATTTGAACAGTACGACGACCGATATTTTCTACTTCAGTGGATTGCACAGCAAAAAGTGCAGTGTCAGGATACGGACGAATTTCAGAGGTTGCGGCGAACCCTCTTCGCCGAGCACTTGCTGATTTCCATGCTGTGCTGCGAGGATTTGCATCTGCCGGATGGAGACAGACGAATACGGGAAGGAAATGGGGAGAGTGATCTACACCAGGGAAACCATAACAGTCTGTCCAAGGTTATGTCGGTGATGTCTCTGCCGTGGACAGGAGTTTGGCAGGCCAACCAGCTAGACGGATCGGAGGGGGAAGGCGAGATACAAGGAGCCAAAAAAGAAGGAGTCGATCTGAACAAGGTAAAGATCGAGGAGCAAAAAAGGGTGGCTGCGGAGGAGGCCATTGATTAG
- the LOC6732355 gene encoding heterogeneous nuclear ribonucleoprotein A1, with the protein MKFLILFIALFAMAAALPQFGIEEYGEQQQQQQGGFGGGFGGGFGGQQQQQQGFSGGYGGDFADQQQQQQGGFGGGFGGGFGGQQQQQQEGW; encoded by the exons ATGAAGTTTTTG ATCCTCTTTATTGCCCTCTTCGCCATGGCCGCTGCCCTACCTCAGTTTGGAATCGAAGAATACGgtgaacagcagcaacagcagcaaggaGGATTTGGCGGTGGATTCGGAGGTGGATTCggtggtcagcagcagcagcagcaaggatTTAGCGGTGGTTATGGAGGCGATTTCGCtgatcagcagcagcagcagcaaggagGCTTTGGAGGTGGATTCGGAGGTGGATTCggtggtcagcagcagcaacagcaggaagGCTGGTAA